Proteins co-encoded in one Ponticoccus alexandrii genomic window:
- a CDS encoding isocitrate/isopropylmalate dehydrogenase family protein, with the protein MTSILMLDGDGIGPEIVAATRTVMAAADRRFALGLHIESAEIGFSALKGSGTSIPGTVIDAALAADGVVLGPVSHNDYPPVAEGGLNPSGVLRKRLDLFANIRPAKTPPGASGATGKPVDLVTVRENTEGFYADRNMAEGSGELLPDADMALALRKVTRRASRRIAEAAFALALTREARHVTAVHKANVLRVSDGLFLEEVRAVAALHPGVTYDEVLVDAMAAHLVRDAGRHDVICTTNMYGDILSDLAAELAGGLGLAASLNAGETHAMAQAQHGSAPDIAGTGRANPASLVGSVAMLFDWLAGRKDTPAFSEAAQAIRDGLDAALASPDTCTPDQGGRADTAAMGAAIAHQIAG; encoded by the coding sequence ATGACCAGTATCCTGATGCTCGACGGCGACGGGATCGGCCCGGAAATCGTGGCCGCCACGCGCACCGTTATGGCAGCCGCCGACAGGCGGTTCGCCCTCGGCCTGCACATCGAAAGCGCCGAGATCGGCTTTTCCGCGCTTAAGGGGTCGGGGACGTCGATCCCCGGGACGGTGATCGACGCCGCGCTGGCGGCGGACGGCGTGGTGCTGGGGCCGGTGTCGCACAACGACTACCCGCCCGTGGCAGAGGGCGGGCTGAACCCCTCGGGCGTGCTGCGCAAGCGGCTGGACCTTTTCGCCAACATCCGCCCAGCCAAGACGCCTCCGGGCGCCTCGGGCGCGACCGGCAAGCCCGTCGATCTGGTGACGGTGCGTGAGAACACCGAGGGCTTCTACGCCGACCGCAACATGGCCGAGGGTTCGGGCGAGTTGCTGCCCGATGCGGACATGGCGCTGGCGCTGCGCAAGGTCACGCGCCGCGCCTCGCGCCGGATCGCCGAGGCCGCCTTCGCGCTGGCCCTGACACGCGAGGCGCGTCACGTCACGGCGGTGCACAAGGCCAACGTGCTGCGCGTCTCGGACGGGCTCTTTCTCGAAGAGGTGCGCGCGGTGGCTGCCCTGCATCCCGGCGTGACCTATGACGAGGTGCTGGTGGACGCGATGGCCGCGCATCTGGTGCGTGACGCCGGGCGCCACGATGTGATCTGCACGACCAACATGTACGGCGACATCCTGTCCGACCTCGCGGCGGAACTGGCCGGGGGGCTGGGCCTTGCCGCCTCGCTGAACGCGGGCGAGACGCATGCCATGGCACAGGCGCAGCACGGCTCGGCGCCCGATATCGCGGGCACGGGGCGGGCCAACCCGGCCTCTCTGGTGGGCTCGGTCGCGATGCTCTTCGACTGGCTGGCGGGGCGCAAGGACACCCCCGCCTTCAGCGAGGCCGCACAGGCGATCCGCGACGGTCTGGACGCGGCGCTTGCCAGCCCTGACACCTGTACGCCAGATCAGGGCGGCCGCGCCGACACCGCCGCCATGGGGGCCGCGATCGCGCACCAAATCGCGGGCTGA
- the tcuB gene encoding tricarballylate utilization 4Fe-4S protein TcuB produces MSLDVTLQTDPGLISDDPVTEARRQVEICNACRYCEGFCSVFPAITREKVFADGDITQLANLCHNCRGCYYACQYTEPNEWALNLPRALADARADSWERLAWPGGLARLFQRSGSAVAGALAVGFALMILAVTALPGGGEGFYAYLSHNAMVAIFLPAFLFPLLSIAVSIRRYWREVGGGRVTWGMIREAGASAARMKNLDGGQGQGCNFEKEDRFSNGRRHVHQAIMYGFLLCFASTSTATVMHYVFGMQAPYGFWSLPKLLGVSGGLLLVVGCIGMVMLKRKADPNLGAPGRESGAAAFIWLLGFVGLTGLVLYAVRGTGLTGPLLAVHLGAVLAFFLLTPFSKMAHGFYRFTALVKDAGDRGFK; encoded by the coding sequence ATGTCGCTTGACGTGACCCTGCAAACCGACCCCGGGCTGATCTCGGACGATCCCGTCACAGAGGCCCGCCGTCAGGTCGAGATCTGCAACGCCTGCCGCTACTGCGAGGGCTTCTGCTCGGTCTTCCCCGCCATCACGCGCGAGAAGGTCTTTGCCGACGGGGACATCACCCAGCTGGCCAACCTCTGCCACAACTGCCGGGGCTGCTACTACGCCTGCCAGTACACCGAACCCAACGAATGGGCGCTGAACCTGCCACGCGCGCTGGCCGATGCCCGCGCAGACAGCTGGGAGCGGCTGGCATGGCCCGGCGGTCTGGCAAGGCTGTTCCAGCGCAGCGGCTCGGCGGTGGCGGGCGCGCTGGCGGTGGGGTTCGCGCTTATGATCCTCGCGGTCACCGCCCTGCCCGGCGGTGGCGAAGGCTTCTACGCGTACCTCTCGCACAACGCCATGGTGGCGATCTTCCTGCCCGCCTTCCTGTTTCCGCTTCTGTCGATCGCCGTCTCGATCCGCCGCTACTGGCGCGAAGTCGGCGGCGGGCGCGTCACATGGGGCATGATCCGCGAGGCCGGAGCCTCTGCGGCGCGCATGAAGAACCTCGACGGCGGACAGGGACAGGGCTGCAACTTCGAGAAGGAAGACCGGTTCTCGAACGGGCGCCGCCATGTGCACCAGGCGATCATGTACGGCTTTTTGCTGTGCTTCGCCTCGACCTCGACCGCGACGGTCATGCACTACGTCTTCGGGATGCAGGCGCCCTACGGCTTCTGGTCGCTGCCGAAGCTGCTGGGCGTCTCGGGCGGGCTGCTTCTGGTCGTGGGCTGCATCGGCATGGTGATGCTGAAGCGCAAGGCCGATCCGAACCTCGGCGCCCCGGGGCGCGAAAGCGGTGCCGCCGCCTTCATCTGGCTTCTGGGCTTCGTCGGGCTGACCGGGCTGGTGCTTTACGCTGTGCGCGGCACGGGGCTGACCGGGCCGCTTCTGGCAGTGCATCTGGGCGCGGTCCTCGCGTTCTTCCTGCTGACGCCGTTCTCGAAGATGGCGCACGGTTTCTACCGCTTCACCGCGCTGGTGAAGGACGCGGGCGACCGGGGATTCAAATGA
- the tcuA gene encoding FAD-dependent tricarballylate dehydrogenase TcuA yields the protein MNATQAAARAWDVVIAGGGNAALCAAIEAAETGASVLILEGAPKAYRGGNSRHTRNFRCMHHGALGPLVETYDEEEFYDDLLRVTKGQTDEGLARMAIRYSQDCLPWMQDHGVRFQKSLSGTLSLDRTNAFFLGGGKALVNAYYLTAQDLGVQVLYEAQVKHIGIEDRAATHVEVEAEGALHSIRARAVVLASGGFQSDIDWLARAWGESARNFLIRGTPYNRGVVLKDMIDQGAQSVGDPTQCHAVAIDGRAPKYDGGIATRLDCVPFSVVVNRNGERFYDEGEDVWPKRYAIWGRLVAAQPDQVAYSIIDSRSIDLFMPSVYPPFSADTLDGLAEKLGLPTAQLKETIEAFNAGCREGEFHPQQLDGLDTTGVTPAKTNWARAIAEPPFYAYSLRPGVTFTYLGLKVDERARVSGPEGQYDNIWSAGEMMAGSILGQGYLAGFGMTIGTVFGRIAGQEAAKHVA from the coding sequence ATGAACGCTACACAGGCAGCCGCGCGCGCGTGGGATGTCGTTATTGCGGGGGGTGGCAATGCCGCGCTCTGCGCCGCCATCGAAGCCGCCGAGACGGGGGCCAGCGTGCTGATCCTCGAAGGCGCGCCCAAAGCATACCGGGGTGGCAACTCGCGCCACACCCGCAACTTTCGCTGCATGCACCACGGCGCGCTCGGCCCGCTGGTGGAAACCTACGACGAAGAGGAGTTCTACGACGATCTCCTGCGCGTCACCAAGGGGCAGACCGACGAGGGCCTTGCCCGCATGGCGATCCGCTACTCGCAGGACTGCCTGCCGTGGATGCAGGACCACGGCGTGCGCTTCCAGAAATCGCTGTCGGGCACGCTGTCGCTGGACCGGACCAACGCCTTCTTCCTCGGCGGCGGCAAGGCGCTGGTGAATGCCTACTACCTGACCGCGCAGGATCTGGGCGTGCAGGTGCTCTATGAGGCGCAGGTGAAGCACATCGGCATCGAAGACCGCGCGGCGACCCATGTCGAGGTCGAGGCCGAGGGCGCCCTGCACAGCATCAGGGCGCGCGCGGTGGTGCTTGCCTCCGGCGGCTTCCAGTCGGACATCGACTGGCTGGCCCGCGCCTGGGGCGAATCGGCGCGCAACTTCCTGATCCGCGGCACGCCCTACAACCGCGGCGTCGTCCTGAAGGACATGATCGACCAGGGCGCGCAATCCGTAGGCGACCCGACGCAATGCCACGCCGTCGCCATCGACGGCCGCGCGCCGAAATACGACGGCGGCATCGCCACGCGGCTCGACTGCGTGCCCTTCTCGGTCGTGGTGAACAGGAACGGCGAACGCTTCTACGACGAGGGCGAGGACGTCTGGCCCAAGCGCTACGCGATCTGGGGGCGGCTGGTGGCCGCGCAGCCCGATCAGGTGGCCTATTCGATCATCGACAGCCGGTCGATCGACCTCTTCATGCCCTCGGTCTACCCGCCCTTCTCCGCCGATACCCTCGACGGGCTGGCTGAGAAGCTGGGCCTGCCCACGGCGCAGTTGAAAGAGACCATCGAGGCCTTCAACGCGGGCTGCCGCGAGGGGGAGTTCCACCCGCAGCAGTTGGACGGGCTGGACACGACGGGCGTGACGCCTGCCAAGACCAACTGGGCGCGCGCCATCGCGGAACCGCCCTTCTACGCCTATTCCCTGCGCCCCGGCGTGACCTTCACCTACCTCGGCCTGAAGGTCGACGAGCGGGCGCGCGTCTCGGGGCCCGAGGGGCAATACGACAACATCTGGAGCGCGGGCGAGATGATGGCCGGTTCGATTCTGGGCCAAGGCTATCTGGCCGGGTTCGGCATGACCATCGGCACCGTCTTCGGCCGCATCGCTGGACAGGAGGCTGCCAAACATGTCGCTTGA
- a CDS encoding AbrB family transcriptional regulator, with protein MRQDSPFPRFNPLAHWSGTLAIACAGTLLFWALSFPLPFLFGPMTACLLAALLGAPLKGVGPISKGARTILGVAVGASITPEVMHQIPNMLGSVMFVPLYVAVIGLIGVPYFHRICGFDLPTSYYAAMPGGLQDMVVFGQEAGADVRALSLIHATRVLIIVTIAPIVLTQLFDRPLIQPIGAPAADLPIVELAVMVAAALIGWKGGERIGLFGASILGPMIVTAVLSLSGVIEHRPPREAIVAAQFFIGIGIGVGYVGVTLREIRKDVLAGIAFVGILAVLAVMVTEVVVVLGFANPVEGFLSFAPGGQAEMTVLAIVAGADLGFIVVHHLTRIVLVILGAPIFAAFFKVRGGGKETPK; from the coding sequence ATGCGTCAAGACTCACCTTTCCCCCGCTTCAACCCGTTGGCCCACTGGTCCGGAACGCTGGCCATCGCCTGCGCCGGAACTCTTCTGTTCTGGGCGCTGTCGTTTCCGCTGCCCTTCCTCTTCGGCCCGATGACGGCCTGCCTGCTGGCGGCGTTGCTGGGCGCACCGCTGAAAGGGGTGGGGCCGATATCGAAAGGCGCGCGGACCATCCTCGGGGTGGCGGTGGGGGCGTCGATCACGCCGGAGGTGATGCACCAGATCCCGAACATGCTGGGCTCGGTGATGTTCGTGCCGCTCTACGTCGCGGTGATCGGCTTGATCGGGGTGCCCTACTTCCACCGCATCTGCGGTTTCGACCTGCCGACCTCTTACTATGCCGCGATGCCCGGGGGGCTGCAGGACATGGTTGTCTTCGGGCAAGAGGCCGGGGCGGACGTGCGGGCGCTGTCGCTGATCCACGCCACGCGGGTGCTGATCATCGTGACCATCGCGCCCATCGTGCTGACGCAGCTGTTTGACCGGCCGCTGATCCAGCCCATCGGCGCCCCGGCAGCGGATCTTCCCATCGTCGAACTGGCGGTCATGGTGGCGGCGGCGCTGATCGGCTGGAAGGGTGGGGAGCGCATTGGCCTCTTCGGTGCCAGCATCCTCGGGCCGATGATCGTAACGGCGGTGCTGTCGCTGTCGGGCGTGATCGAACACCGTCCCCCGCGCGAGGCCATCGTCGCCGCGCAGTTCTTCATCGGCATCGGGATCGGCGTGGGCTATGTCGGCGTGACGCTGCGCGAGATCCGCAAGGACGTGCTGGCGGGCATCGCCTTCGTCGGCATCCTTGCCGTGCTTGCCGTCATGGTGACAGAGGTCGTGGTGGTGCTTGGTTTCGCCAATCCGGTCGAGGGCTTCCTGTCCTTCGCGCCGGGCGGGCAGGCCGAAATGACCGTGCTGGCCATCGTGGCGGGTGCCGACCTCGGCTTTATCGTGGTCCATCACCTGACGCGGATCGTGCTCGTTATTCTGGGCGCCCCGATCTTCGCCGCATTCTTCAAGGTGCGGGGCGGTGGAAAGGAAACGCCAAAGTAG
- a CDS encoding tricarboxylate transporter, translating to MKISAILSTSVFAAGALAAASVAHAQSYEGKTIEYVIPFSESGGSAKWANFYAPKLAAALPGSPTIVVRYRPGAGSTEGANWFQGQQDEGDGLLLFGDSGSTKFPYLLGDPRVRYKYEEWQPVVASATGGVVYLPPDLGEKFDGDMDDLKDPFYLYGSQGATTLDLVPLLAFKMLGLQVDPVFGVEGRGDGRLMFERGEANIDYQTSSAYLANVQPLVDDGLAVPIFTWGSLDDNGVIVRDPTFPDMPTFKEVCEATEGCETSGVAWDAWKAFFVAGFANQKTIFLPQSASQEVYDAYVAAAKEVVSAEGFAEEAETTLGVYPQMTGAAAVEATRQATTISDEAKQYVLDWLMEDYGISIQ from the coding sequence ATGAAAATCTCTGCGATCCTGTCGACCTCGGTCTTTGCGGCGGGTGCGCTTGCGGCCGCGTCGGTTGCGCATGCGCAATCCTACGAAGGCAAGACCATCGAATACGTGATCCCCTTCTCGGAATCCGGCGGCTCGGCCAAGTGGGCTAACTTTTACGCGCCGAAGCTTGCGGCGGCACTGCCCGGCAGCCCGACCATAGTGGTGCGCTACCGCCCCGGCGCCGGTTCGACCGAGGGTGCCAACTGGTTTCAGGGCCAGCAGGATGAAGGCGACGGCCTGCTGCTTTTCGGCGATTCCGGTTCGACCAAGTTCCCCTATCTGCTGGGCGACCCGCGGGTTCGCTACAAGTATGAGGAATGGCAGCCGGTCGTGGCCTCGGCCACCGGCGGTGTCGTCTACCTGCCGCCGGATCTGGGCGAGAAGTTCGACGGCGACATGGATGACCTGAAGGACCCCTTCTACCTCTACGGTTCGCAGGGTGCCACGACGCTGGACCTCGTTCCGCTGCTGGCGTTCAAGATGCTCGGCCTGCAGGTCGACCCGGTCTTCGGCGTCGAGGGGCGTGGTGACGGTCGCCTGATGTTCGAGCGCGGCGAAGCCAACATCGACTACCAGACCTCCTCGGCCTATCTCGCCAATGTGCAGCCGCTGGTGGATGACGGTCTTGCGGTTCCGATCTTCACCTGGGGTTCGCTGGACGACAACGGTGTGATCGTGCGCGACCCGACCTTCCCGGACATGCCGACCTTCAAGGAGGTCTGCGAGGCCACCGAGGGCTGCGAAACCTCTGGTGTGGCATGGGATGCGTGGAAGGCCTTCTTCGTGGCGGGCTTCGCCAACCAGAAGACGATCTTCCTGCCGCAGTCGGCCAGCCAGGAGGTCTATGACGCCTATGTCGCCGCCGCCAAGGAGGTGGTCAGCGCAGAGGGTTTCGCCGAAGAGGCAGAGACCACGCTGGGCGTCTACCCGCAGATGACCGGTGCCGCCGCTGTCGAAGCGACACGTCAGGCAACCACGATCTCTGACGAGGCCAAGCAGTACGTGCTCGACTGGCTGATGGAAGATTACGGCATCTCCATCCAGTAA
- a CDS encoding tripartite tricarboxylate transporter permease, whose protein sequence is MFAQALPELGEAFALIFQPAQIMYLLGGVLLGLSIGVLPGLGGIAGLALVLPFMYGMDPVAGLALMVGLIAVIPTSDTFSSVLLGIPGSSASQATVLDGFPLAKQGHAARALSAAFTSSLFGGLFGAFILTFIILAARPLILAFGLPEMLMITVLGLSVVAILAGRVPLKGVVAAGLGVMVGTVGSAPAGGSLRMSSYDLPYLVDGLQLVIVGLGIYAIPEITSLLRRDRPIAEGGSLGDGWSQGVSDWWRNKWLSLRCAVIGVVVGIIPGLGGSVVDWLAYGSAVQTAKDRSMFGKGDIRGVIAPESSNNAKEGGGLVPTLIFGIPGSGSMAIFLGGLALLNMTPGPQMVRNNLDITYTIVWSLALANIFGAGLCILLSNQIAKLTTIRFTILAPFLFMLIGFAAFQSRQSALDLAALVAIGIFGILLRRFDYSRPAFLIGFVLSTQTEIFVNQAVQIAGARFRRSAEAGWDYILSPITIGLLILTVISVVVGIRASKNIRENMDAPAVSKTAPAIFLGAITLYLVVSIFDAWGVGRLQDKIFPLTVGIVTLVGAVVLLIRMAMKPATDDVFIDLEKGEDGEAPHGLWSTLAWFGSLVVLTFVFGYIIALVLFLVAFFRSRGRFGWKTTLFSTAIGLAFIMGLAALLGRDFPPGYLQTLIDLPWPLT, encoded by the coding sequence ATGTTCGCGCAAGCCCTGCCCGAGCTGGGAGAGGCCTTTGCCCTCATCTTCCAGCCAGCCCAGATCATGTACCTTCTCGGAGGCGTGCTTCTCGGTCTCTCCATCGGCGTTCTTCCCGGGCTTGGCGGCATCGCCGGCCTCGCCCTTGTTCTGCCTTTCATGTACGGCATGGACCCGGTCGCGGGTCTTGCCCTGATGGTCGGTCTGATCGCGGTCATCCCGACCTCGGACACCTTTTCATCGGTTCTGCTGGGTATTCCCGGCTCTTCCGCCAGTCAGGCCACCGTGCTGGACGGTTTTCCGCTGGCGAAACAGGGCCATGCGGCGCGGGCGCTTTCGGCGGCCTTCACCTCTTCGCTGTTCGGTGGCCTCTTCGGCGCCTTCATCCTGACCTTCATCATTCTGGCCGCGCGCCCGCTGATCCTTGCCTTCGGGCTGCCCGAGATGCTGATGATTACCGTGCTGGGCCTGTCGGTCGTGGCGATCCTTGCGGGCCGCGTGCCCCTGAAAGGTGTCGTGGCAGCAGGCCTTGGCGTGATGGTCGGTACCGTCGGCTCCGCCCCGGCGGGCGGGTCGCTGCGCATGTCGAGCTATGATCTGCCCTATCTCGTGGACGGGCTGCAACTGGTCATCGTGGGTCTCGGCATCTATGCGATCCCGGAAATCACCTCGCTGCTGCGCCGGGACCGCCCGATTGCCGAGGGCGGCTCGCTGGGCGACGGCTGGTCGCAGGGCGTCAGCGACTGGTGGCGCAACAAGTGGCTGTCGCTGCGCTGCGCCGTGATCGGCGTGGTCGTGGGCATTATCCCGGGCCTCGGCGGGTCTGTCGTGGACTGGCTGGCCTATGGGTCCGCCGTGCAGACCGCCAAGGACCGGTCGATGTTCGGCAAGGGCGACATCCGCGGCGTCATCGCGCCGGAATCCTCCAACAACGCCAAGGAAGGCGGCGGCCTCGTGCCGACGCTGATCTTCGGCATCCCCGGCTCGGGGTCCATGGCGATCTTCCTCGGCGGTCTCGCGCTGCTGAACATGACGCCCGGGCCGCAGATGGTCCGCAACAACCTCGACATCACCTATACCATCGTCTGGTCGCTGGCGCTGGCCAACATCTTCGGCGCGGGCCTCTGCATCCTGCTGTCGAACCAGATCGCCAAGCTGACGACGATCCGCTTCACCATCCTCGCGCCGTTCCTGTTCATGCTGATCGGCTTCGCGGCCTTCCAGTCGCGCCAGTCGGCGCTGGACCTTGCGGCGCTGGTGGCCATCGGCATCTTCGGCATCCTGCTGCGCCGCTTCGACTATTCGCGCCCCGCCTTCCTGATCGGCTTCGTGTTGTCGACCCAGACGGAAATCTTCGTCAACCAGGCGGTGCAGATCGCCGGAGCGCGCTTCCGCCGCTCGGCAGAGGCGGGCTGGGACTACATCCTGTCGCCCATCACCATCGGCCTGCTGATCCTGACCGTCATCTCGGTCGTCGTCGGCATCCGCGCCTCGAAGAACATCCGCGAGAACATGGACGCGCCCGCCGTGTCCAAGACCGCACCGGCGATCTTCCTCGGCGCGATCACGCTGTACCTCGTGGTGTCGATCTTCGATGCCTGGGGTGTCGGGCGCCTGCAGGACAAGATCTTCCCGCTGACCGTGGGCATCGTGACCCTTGTCGGCGCCGTGGTGCTGCTGATCCGCATGGCGATGAAACCGGCCACGGACGACGTCTTCATCGACCTCGAAAAAGGTGAGGACGGCGAGGCGCCGCACGGCTTGTGGTCGACGCTGGCGTGGTTCGGCTCTCTCGTCGTGCTGACCTTCGTCTTCGGCTATATCATCGCGCTGGTGCTCTTCCTCGTGGCCTTCTTCCGCAGCCGCGGCCGGTTCGGCTGGAAGACCACGCTCTTCTCCACCGCAATCGGGCTGGCCTTCATCATGGGCCTTGCGGCGTTGCTTGGGCGTGACTTCCCGCCGGGCTACCTGCAGACGCTGATCGACCTGCCCTGGCCCCTTACCTGA
- a CDS encoding 4-oxalomesaconate tautomerase, protein MSQTGIPYLFLRGGTSRGPYFRREDLPQDRDHLARVLIAAVGAGHPLNIDGIGGGNAVTTKVAMLSKSERDDCDVDYFFAQVAVEKEEVDFKPTCGNILCGVGPAALEMGLVPVTGPETIVRIHAVNTGAVIEAVVQTPDGAVTYEGETAIAGVPGTAAPVRVSFMGTVGSVTGALFPTGNKIDVIDGVEITCMDVAMPVMMARAEDFGLSATETAAELDANTAFFERAEAIRLKAGELMGLGDVSKSVTPKIAILGKPAQGGTIGSRYFMPWACHPSMAVTGGQCIAACAITPGTVADGLAQGSDGDAPLLVQVEHPSGMLDVLIDFDTTPEGPQIKSAGLERTARLIARGEVMVPTRVFAP, encoded by the coding sequence ATGTCCCAGACCGGCATTCCCTACCTGTTCCTGCGCGGCGGCACGTCGCGCGGGCCCTACTTCCGCCGCGAGGATCTGCCGCAGGACCGCGATCACCTTGCCCGCGTGCTGATCGCCGCCGTGGGCGCGGGCCATCCGCTCAACATCGACGGCATCGGCGGCGGAAATGCGGTGACCACCAAGGTTGCCATGCTGTCCAAATCCGAGCGTGACGACTGCGACGTCGACTATTTCTTCGCGCAGGTCGCGGTGGAAAAGGAGGAGGTCGACTTCAAGCCGACCTGCGGCAACATCCTTTGTGGTGTCGGCCCCGCCGCTCTGGAAATGGGCCTTGTGCCGGTAACGGGGCCGGAAACCATCGTGCGCATCCACGCCGTCAACACCGGCGCGGTGATCGAGGCGGTGGTCCAGACCCCTGACGGCGCCGTCACGTACGAGGGCGAGACCGCCATCGCCGGTGTGCCCGGCACCGCGGCGCCGGTGCGGGTGTCCTTCATGGGCACCGTGGGGTCGGTTACCGGGGCGCTGTTCCCGACCGGCAACAAGATCGACGTGATCGACGGGGTGGAAATCACCTGCATGGACGTCGCCATGCCGGTGATGATGGCCCGGGCCGAGGATTTCGGCCTGAGCGCAACGGAAACCGCCGCCGAGCTTGACGCCAACACCGCTTTCTTCGAGCGCGCCGAGGCGATCCGGTTGAAGGCGGGCGAGCTGATGGGTCTTGGCGACGTGTCGAAGTCCGTGACGCCCAAGATCGCGATCCTTGGCAAGCCCGCGCAGGGCGGCACCATCGGCTCGCGCTACTTCATGCCCTGGGCCTGCCATCCCTCGATGGCGGTGACGGGCGGGCAGTGCATCGCCGCCTGCGCGATCACGCCCGGCACCGTGGCCGACGGCCTTGCGCAGGGCTCGGATGGCGATGCGCCGCTTCTGGTGCAGGTTGAACACCCGTCCGGGATGCTCGACGTGCTGATCGACTTCGACACCACCCCCGAGGGGCCGCAGATAAAGTCCGCCGGGCTGGAGCGCACTGCCCGGCTGATTGCCCGGGGCGAGGTCATGGTGCCGACGCGGGTCTTCGCCCCATAA
- a CDS encoding thiamine pyrophosphate-binding protein — translation MSRHVFEVLAETFKNEQVETCFALLGDANMNWATALAGLGTSMVYVRHEHCAVAAATAYARKSGRIGVATVTCGPGLTQVLTALPAAVRAGIPLVIFAGEAPLGAAWYNQAIDQAPFVEATGASYHSLHHVARMPAAIRDAFVEARETRRPVVLGVPFDLQGQIAPETLKQPVPSRDLAPRPAPMPPHPDDVAKACDLIAGAKRIVVLGGLGAEASGAAGACQQLAEHIGAVVTTSLPARGIFHGDAFDMGVCGGFSSTFARACFAEADLVIAVGCSLTQHNMDKGKLFPKARILQIDTTMRAMNQGLAAATDHMRGDARLSVEALLDRLSPQAGWRTEAMARRIAEAPSDTCSFPSEDGLLDPRDVVSALDAALPVDWQVVNSSGHCSFYFAHMRRPFEKFLTIREFGAIGNGTSYAMGVAAARPGETVVLLDGDGSLLMHVQELETMRRHGLNIVVCVLNDGAYGSEIHKLRDEGLSTEGAVFGHVDLAAIARGFGGEGARVEDLSALPDLVAGYKGGLAIWDFPISDKVANPVVRRAHPGGHIGTEHPVDITELL, via the coding sequence GTGTCCAGACATGTATTCGAAGTCCTTGCAGAGACTTTCAAGAATGAGCAGGTCGAGACCTGCTTTGCCCTTCTGGGCGATGCCAATATGAACTGGGCCACGGCGCTGGCGGGGCTGGGGACGTCGATGGTCTACGTCCGGCACGAACACTGCGCCGTCGCGGCGGCAACCGCCTATGCGCGCAAGTCCGGCAGGATCGGGGTGGCCACCGTGACCTGCGGGCCGGGGCTGACGCAGGTACTGACCGCGCTGCCCGCCGCCGTGCGCGCGGGCATCCCGCTGGTGATCTTTGCCGGTGAGGCGCCGCTTGGGGCCGCCTGGTACAATCAGGCCATCGATCAGGCCCCCTTCGTCGAGGCGACCGGCGCCAGCTACCACAGCCTGCACCATGTGGCCCGGATGCCCGCCGCCATCCGCGATGCCTTTGTCGAGGCGCGCGAGACCCGGCGGCCGGTGGTCCTGGGCGTGCCCTTCGACCTTCAGGGCCAGATCGCGCCCGAGACACTGAAGCAGCCGGTGCCCTCCCGCGATCTGGCGCCGCGCCCCGCGCCGATGCCGCCGCACCCCGACGACGTGGCCAAGGCCTGCGACCTGATCGCGGGTGCCAAGCGGATCGTGGTGCTGGGCGGTCTGGGGGCCGAGGCCTCTGGCGCCGCCGGGGCCTGTCAGCAGCTGGCAGAGCACATCGGCGCGGTCGTCACGACCTCTCTGCCTGCGCGCGGGATCTTTCACGGCGATGCCTTCGACATGGGCGTCTGCGGCGGCTTCAGCAGCACCTTCGCCCGCGCCTGTTTCGCCGAAGCGGATCTGGTGATCGCGGTCGGATGCAGCCTGACGCAGCACAACATGGACAAGGGCAAGCTCTTCCCCAAGGCGCGGATCCTGCAGATCGACACCACCATGCGCGCCATGAACCAGGGGCTGGCGGCGGCCACCGACCACATGCGCGGCGATGCGAGGCTGAGCGTCGAGGCGCTGCTGGACCGCCTGTCGCCGCAGGCCGGCTGGCGCACCGAGGCCATGGCGCGCCGCATCGCCGAGGCCCCCTCGGACACCTGCAGCTTTCCGTCCGAGGACGGGCTTCTCGACCCGCGCGACGTGGTCAGCGCGCTTGATGCCGCGCTGCCCGTCGACTGGCAGGTGGTCAATTCGTCGGGGCATTGCTCCTTCTACTTCGCCCATATGCGCCGCCCCTTCGAGAAATTCCTGACGATCCGCGAGTTCGGGGCCATCGGCAACGGCACCTCCTACGCCATGGGCGTCGCCGCCGCGCGCCCGGGCGAGACGGTGGTTCTGCTTGATGGCGACGGCAGCCTCCTGATGCATGTGCAGGAGCTGGAAACCATGCGCCGCCACGGGTTGAACATCGTGGTCTGCGTGCTGAACGACGGCGCCTATGGCTCTGAAATCCACAAGCTGCGGGACGAGGGCCTGTCGACCGAGGGCGCCGTCTTTGGCCACGTCGATCTGGCGGCCATCGCCCGCGGCTTTGGCGGAGAGGGCGCGCGCGTCGAGGACCTGTCGGCGCTGCCCGACCTCGTGGCGGGCTACAAGGGCGGTCTTGCTATCTGGGATTTCCCGATTTCCGACAAGGTCGCCAATCCGGTTGTGCGCCGCGCCCACCCGGGCGGCCACATCGGCACCGAACATCCCGTTGACATCACGGAGCTGCTATGA